A genomic region of Tsukamurella pulmonis contains the following coding sequences:
- a CDS encoding HpcH/HpaI aldolase/citrate lyase family protein, producing MSGALHHFDQLPDEVRTRLFHRSPRPFDRGSPREVLAHALGATLYVPANRPDLAGVIRRRRDDGVLSMVIDLEDAVADDAVAAAVGAATTALAELAAAAEPLPLLFIRPRRTTETGALLDALGDGASALTGVVLPKFTADAGAVALDALADRAPSHALYAMPVLETPEIVYRESRDAQLAGISELLRAHRDRVLAVRIGATDMSALFGIRRDRDLTIYDVHVVAETISAIVNRLGRSDGTGFVVTGPVWEYFADHERMFRPLLRATPFERNHAARFREQLVGRDLDGLLRETALDRANGLHGKTVIHPSHVAAVHALSAVTHEEYEDALDVMGGDAGGVEASRYRNKMNEMKPHRNWARQTLIRADVFGVTRAEVGFVDLLTALVEGR from the coding sequence GTGAGCGGCGCACTGCACCACTTCGACCAACTGCCGGACGAGGTCCGCACGCGCCTGTTCCACCGGTCCCCGCGCCCCTTCGACCGGGGATCGCCGCGCGAGGTGCTCGCGCACGCGCTCGGCGCCACGCTGTACGTCCCGGCGAACCGGCCGGACCTCGCCGGCGTCATCCGCCGCCGCCGCGACGACGGGGTGCTCTCGATGGTCATCGACCTCGAGGACGCCGTCGCCGACGATGCCGTCGCCGCCGCCGTCGGGGCCGCCACCACCGCCCTCGCGGAGCTCGCCGCGGCCGCCGAGCCCCTGCCGCTGCTGTTCATCCGCCCCCGCCGGACCACCGAGACGGGCGCCCTGCTGGACGCCCTGGGCGACGGTGCCTCCGCCCTCACGGGCGTCGTCCTGCCGAAGTTCACCGCCGACGCCGGGGCCGTCGCGCTCGACGCGCTGGCCGACCGCGCACCGTCGCACGCCCTGTACGCGATGCCCGTGCTCGAGACCCCGGAGATCGTCTACCGCGAGAGCCGCGACGCGCAGCTGGCGGGGATCTCGGAGCTGCTGCGCGCGCACCGGGACCGGGTGCTCGCTGTGCGGATCGGCGCCACCGACATGTCGGCGCTGTTCGGCATCCGGCGCGACCGCGACCTGACGATCTACGACGTGCACGTGGTCGCCGAGACCATCTCGGCGATCGTGAACCGGCTGGGCCGCTCCGACGGCACCGGATTCGTGGTCACCGGCCCGGTGTGGGAGTACTTCGCCGACCACGAGCGGATGTTCCGGCCACTCCTGCGCGCCACCCCCTTCGAGCGCAACCACGCCGCGCGCTTCCGCGAGCAACTCGTCGGTCGCGACCTCGACGGCCTGCTGCGGGAGACGGCCCTGGACCGGGCGAACGGCCTGCACGGCAAGACGGTGATCCACCCCTCCCACGTGGCGGCGGTGCACGCTCTCTCGGCCGTGACCCACGAGGAGTACGAGGACGCGCTCGACGTCATGGGCGGCGACGCCGGCGGCGTCGAGGCCTCGCGGTACCGGAACAAGATGAACGAGATGAAGCCGCACCGCAACTGGGCGCGGCAGACACTGATCCGCGCGGACGTCTTCGGCGTGACGAGGGCCGAGGTCGGCTTCGTCGACCTGCTCACCGCGCTAGTGGAAGGACGATGA
- a CDS encoding DUF475 domain-containing protein, translating into MFFRIFGLSFFVTIAALVAAFFYGGPEALVLTLILGILEVSLSFDNAVINATVLQRMSQFWVRMFLTVGILIAVFGMRLVFPLAIVWITAGLNPAQALDLALNPPADGAAYFPDGSASYETLITAAHPQIAAFGGMFLLMLFLDFVFDPEREITWLSWIEKPLQRIGQLDRFSIIVALVALLATGVWATHTVDESKTVFIAGLLGLVTYIVVNGLGEFFHVEELEEEAERARSGPSELAKATGKAGFFLFLYLEVLDASFSFDGVIGAFAITADPIIIALGLGFIGAMFVRSLTVYLVEKGTLAEYVYLEHGAHWAIGALAGILLYSIYTPVPELVTGLVGVVLILAALFSSIIRNRREGGGDEAPIADGPTVSTSQAIES; encoded by the coding sequence GTGTTCTTCCGCATCTTCGGACTGTCCTTCTTCGTCACGATCGCCGCCCTGGTGGCAGCGTTCTTCTACGGCGGCCCCGAGGCACTGGTCCTCACCCTGATCCTCGGCATCCTCGAGGTCAGCCTCTCGTTCGACAACGCCGTCATCAACGCCACCGTGCTGCAGCGCATGAGCCAGTTCTGGGTGCGCATGTTCCTCACCGTCGGCATCCTGATCGCCGTCTTCGGCATGCGCCTGGTGTTCCCCCTCGCGATCGTGTGGATCACCGCGGGGCTGAACCCCGCGCAGGCGCTGGACCTGGCGCTCAACCCGCCCGCCGACGGCGCCGCCTACTTCCCGGACGGCAGCGCCAGCTACGAGACCCTGATCACCGCGGCGCACCCGCAGATCGCGGCCTTCGGCGGCATGTTCCTGCTCATGCTCTTCCTCGACTTCGTCTTCGATCCGGAGCGCGAGATCACCTGGTTGAGCTGGATCGAGAAGCCGCTGCAGCGCATCGGCCAGCTCGATCGCTTCTCGATCATCGTGGCCCTGGTCGCGCTCCTGGCCACGGGCGTCTGGGCGACGCACACCGTCGACGAGTCGAAGACGGTCTTCATCGCGGGCCTGCTGGGCCTGGTCACCTACATCGTGGTCAACGGCCTCGGCGAGTTCTTCCACGTCGAGGAGCTCGAGGAGGAGGCCGAGCGCGCCCGCTCGGGCCCGTCGGAGCTGGCGAAGGCCACCGGTAAGGCCGGCTTCTTCCTGTTCCTCTACCTCGAGGTCCTCGACGCGTCGTTCTCCTTCGACGGTGTCATCGGCGCGTTCGCGATCACCGCGGATCCGATCATCATCGCCCTGGGCCTCGGCTTCATCGGCGCGATGTTCGTCCGCTCGCTCACCGTGTACCTGGTGGAGAAGGGCACGCTCGCCGAGTACGTCTATCTCGAGCACGGCGCGCACTGGGCGATCGGCGCCCTGGCCGGCATCCTGCTGTACTCGATCTACACGCCGGTCCCGGAGCTCGTCACCGGTCTCGTGGGTGTCGTGCTCATCCTCGCGGCGCTGTTCTCGAGCATCATCCGCAACCGCCGCGAGGGCGGCGGCGACGAGGCACCCATCGCCGACGGCCCGACGGTGTCGACCTCGCAGGCGATCGAGTCCTGA
- a CDS encoding TerD family protein, which produces MGVSLVKGGNVSLTKEAPGLTAVSVGLGWDLRTTTGTDFDLDASAIGIDANKKVATPENFVFFNNLRTPDGSIEHLGDNLTGEGDGDDEVIKVNLAAIPPNVEGVVFPVSIYDADNRGQSFGQVRNAFIRVVNQANGQEIARYDLSEDASTETAMVFGELYRNGAEWKFRAVGQGYASGLAGIARDYGVNV; this is translated from the coding sequence ATGGGTGTCAGTCTCGTCAAGGGCGGCAACGTCTCGCTCACCAAGGAGGCCCCCGGCCTCACCGCGGTCTCCGTCGGCCTCGGCTGGGACCTGCGCACCACCACGGGTACCGACTTCGACCTCGATGCCAGCGCCATCGGCATCGACGCGAACAAGAAGGTCGCCACGCCCGAGAACTTCGTGTTCTTCAATAACCTGCGCACGCCGGACGGCTCCATCGAGCACCTCGGCGACAACCTGACGGGCGAGGGCGACGGGGACGACGAGGTCATCAAGGTCAACCTCGCGGCCATCCCGCCGAACGTCGAGGGCGTGGTCTTCCCCGTCTCGATCTACGACGCCGACAACCGCGGCCAGTCCTTCGGCCAGGTCCGCAACGCCTTCATCCGCGTGGTGAACCAGGCCAACGGCCAGGAGATCGCCCGCTACGACCTGTCCGAGGACGCCTCCACCGAGACCGCCATGGTCTTCGGCGAGCTCTACCGCAACGGTGCCGAGTGGAAGTTCCGCGCCGTCGGCCAGGGCTACGCCTCCGGCCTGGCGGGGATCGCTCGCGACTACGGCGTCAACGTCTAG
- a CDS encoding TerD family protein, whose protein sequence is MGVSLSKGGNVSLTKEAPGLTAVAVGLGWDARSTTGVDFDLDASALAVDTAKRVLDDQHFVFYNNLRSPDGSIEHTGDNLTGEGDGDDEVINVNLAGVPPQIDAVVFPVSIHEADNRGQSFGQVRNAYIRVVNQANGQEIARYDLSEDASTETAMVFGELYRHGTEWKFRAIGQGYASGLAGIARDFGVNI, encoded by the coding sequence ATGGGAGTCAGCCTCAGCAAGGGCGGCAACGTCTCGCTCACCAAGGAGGCCCCCGGCCTGACGGCGGTCGCCGTCGGCCTCGGCTGGGACGCCCGCAGCACGACCGGCGTCGACTTCGACCTCGATGCCAGCGCGCTCGCGGTGGACACCGCCAAGCGGGTGCTCGACGACCAGCACTTCGTCTTCTACAACAACCTGCGCTCGCCGGACGGCTCGATCGAGCACACGGGTGACAACCTGACCGGTGAGGGCGACGGCGACGACGAGGTCATCAACGTCAACCTGGCCGGCGTCCCCCCGCAGATCGACGCGGTGGTCTTCCCCGTCTCGATCCACGAGGCCGACAACCGCGGCCAGTCCTTCGGCCAGGTCCGCAACGCGTACATCCGCGTGGTCAACCAGGCCAACGGCCAGGAGATCGCCCGCTACGACCTGTCCGAGGACGCCTCCACCGAGACCGCCATGGTCTTCGGCGAGCTCTACCGGCACGGCACCGAGTGGAAGTTCCGCGCCATCGGCCAGGGCTACGCCTCCGGCCTCGCGGGAATCGCCCGCGACTTCGGGGTGAACATCTGA
- a CDS encoding TerD family protein gives MTSLARGQNAALSQTSLAVSIAGVVPGSVDLFALQVTDDGRVRSDADLVFFNSPASPEGAVRLTGPGALSLDLAGVPAAISTIRLAVALDDAVPGSLAAIPGLGARIGTDDCPAAGLTTERAAVLAEVYRRGGAWKVRNVSAGWDRGLVSLLTEHGVTVDGPPPAAAPPAGAPPAGAPPAGAPAAPPAPSFPPAPPPPAAPPVNLSKITLTKSAPTVSLTKSSERPTGTMRVNLNWTQGRKGLFGGGNAVDLDLACFYELRNGDRGGVQALGNAFGSIDRPPFIALDADDRSGRSQGGENLHINLAHLDDFVRILIFAYIYEGTPNWAAANGVVTLYPPGGPEVEVHLDNPDRRAVSCAIAQLHVVNGELTVTREVQYIHGSQRAVAEAYNWGLNFTPGRK, from the coding sequence GTGACGTCACTCGCACGCGGCCAGAACGCGGCCCTGTCCCAGACCTCCCTCGCCGTCTCGATCGCCGGCGTCGTCCCGGGCTCGGTCGACCTGTTCGCGCTGCAGGTCACCGACGACGGCCGGGTGCGCTCCGATGCCGACCTGGTCTTCTTCAACAGCCCGGCCTCGCCCGAGGGCGCGGTGCGGCTCACCGGGCCGGGTGCGCTCTCCCTGGATCTCGCCGGCGTCCCGGCGGCGATCAGCACGATCCGGCTGGCGGTGGCCCTCGACGACGCGGTTCCCGGCTCGCTCGCGGCGATCCCCGGGCTCGGCGCCCGGATCGGCACCGACGACTGTCCCGCCGCCGGCCTGACCACCGAGCGCGCCGCCGTGCTCGCCGAGGTGTACCGGCGGGGCGGGGCGTGGAAGGTGCGCAACGTCAGCGCGGGCTGGGACCGGGGCCTGGTCTCGCTGCTCACCGAGCACGGGGTCACCGTCGACGGTCCCCCGCCCGCCGCCGCACCGCCTGCCGGCGCACCGCCTGCCGGCGCACCGCCTGCCGGCGCACCGGCCGCGCCGCCGGCACCGTCGTTCCCGCCGGCCCCGCCGCCGCCGGCCGCGCCGCCCGTCAACCTCTCCAAGATCACGCTGACCAAATCCGCGCCGACCGTCTCGCTGACCAAGTCCTCCGAGCGGCCCACCGGCACGATGCGGGTCAACCTGAACTGGACGCAGGGCCGCAAGGGCCTCTTCGGCGGCGGGAACGCCGTGGACCTCGACCTGGCGTGCTTCTACGAGCTGCGCAACGGCGACCGCGGCGGCGTGCAGGCGCTCGGCAACGCCTTCGGCAGCATCGACCGCCCGCCCTTCATCGCGCTCGACGCCGACGACCGCTCCGGCCGGTCCCAGGGCGGCGAGAACCTGCACATCAACCTCGCGCACCTCGACGACTTCGTGCGGATCCTGATCTTCGCCTACATCTACGAGGGCACCCCGAACTGGGCGGCGGCGAACGGCGTCGTGACGCTGTACCCGCCCGGCGGGCCCGAGGTCGAGGTCCACCTGGACAACCCGGACCGGCGCGCCGTCTCCTGCGCCATCGCCCAGCTGCACGTGGTGAACGGGGAGCTCACCGTGACGCGCGAGGTGCAGTACATCCACGGCTCGCAGCGCGCGGTGGCCGAGGCCTACAACTGGGGGCTCAACTTCACGCCGGGGAGGAAGTGA
- a CDS encoding AIM24 family protein, translated as MQLKSKTKRVVEAHLNNSSIRAVSGSMIAYEGQISFKSAGFGGGDGVLAGLKRRGMGETLSLMECTGTGVVYLAQDAATVTVVELNGETLQVESEQLLALTPQLSTNVTFAGVRGGMSGQGLFTTTVTGHGQVALLSLGGPLIHLEVSPQYPLVVDPDAFVCARGQLSQSFVTDVSWRTVVGQGNGEAFSLRWDGSGVVSIQPAER; from the coding sequence GTGCAACTGAAGTCGAAGACCAAACGCGTCGTCGAGGCGCATCTGAACAACAGCTCGATCAGGGCCGTGAGTGGGTCGATGATCGCCTACGAGGGCCAGATCAGCTTCAAGTCCGCCGGCTTCGGCGGTGGCGACGGCGTGCTCGCCGGGCTGAAGCGGCGCGGCATGGGCGAGACGCTCTCGCTCATGGAGTGCACCGGGACGGGGGTGGTGTACCTCGCGCAGGACGCGGCCACCGTCACCGTCGTGGAGCTCAACGGGGAGACGCTGCAAGTGGAATCGGAGCAGCTGCTCGCGCTGACGCCGCAGCTGTCGACCAACGTGACCTTCGCCGGCGTGCGTGGCGGCATGTCCGGGCAGGGCCTGTTCACCACGACGGTGACGGGACACGGCCAGGTCGCGCTGCTCTCGCTGGGCGGCCCGCTGATCCACCTCGAGGTCTCGCCGCAGTACCCGCTGGTCGTCGATCCCGACGCCTTCGTCTGCGCGCGGGGGCAGCTCTCGCAGTCCTTCGTGACCGACGTGTCCTGGCGGACCGTCGTGGGCCAGGGCAACGGTGAGGCCTTCTCGCTGCGCTGGGACGGCTCCGGCGTGGTCTCCATCCAGCCGGCGGAGAGGTAG
- a CDS encoding AIM24 family protein, with amino-acid sequence MFTKVNGKVVSIDLTRSGPVIARRGAMLFYTGQVFFQPHQIPGMGGGGMGGLAGMAGRMMQGEHEATMVAQGHGTVHYGFRGLEVEVVEMPQGGDLRVEASRLLAYTQGLQASVVSTAASGGGGGGGGLMGALRSAAGGVATGQGMFTTQLSGVGAAVILGHGGFITLQVAPNRPVTVDPQAFAAALGPVQTNLRSTVSLRNMGRTGGEAFQLDCTGQGVVYVQASEHRL; translated from the coding sequence GTGTTCACCAAGGTCAACGGCAAGGTCGTCTCCATCGACCTCACGCGCTCGGGCCCCGTCATCGCGCGGCGCGGCGCGATGCTCTTCTACACCGGGCAGGTCTTCTTCCAGCCGCACCAGATCCCGGGCATGGGCGGCGGCGGGATGGGCGGGCTCGCCGGCATGGCGGGACGCATGATGCAGGGCGAGCACGAGGCCACGATGGTGGCGCAGGGGCACGGCACCGTGCACTACGGCTTCCGCGGCCTCGAGGTCGAGGTCGTGGAGATGCCGCAGGGCGGCGATCTGCGCGTCGAGGCCTCGCGGCTGCTCGCGTACACGCAGGGCCTGCAGGCCTCGGTCGTGTCCACGGCGGCGTCCGGCGGGGGCGGCGGCGGGGGCGGCCTGATGGGCGCGCTGCGGTCCGCGGCCGGCGGCGTGGCCACCGGCCAGGGCATGTTCACCACACAACTGAGCGGCGTCGGCGCCGCGGTCATCCTCGGCCACGGCGGCTTCATCACCCTCCAGGTCGCGCCGAACCGTCCGGTCACCGTCGACCCGCAGGCCTTCGCGGCGGCGCTCGGCCCGGTCCAGACGAACCTGCGGTCCACGGTGAGCCTGCGGAACATGGGCCGCACGGGCGGCGAGGCCTTCCAACTCGACTGCACCGGACAGGGTGTGGTCTACGTCCAAGCATCGGAGCACCGGTTGTGA
- a CDS encoding AIM24 family protein yields MSELDTVWNPHTLPSGGDNVPGNQYAYCIDLTKPWFLSKGAMIAHYGQMTFTSLQHGLHGQLLQMVAQQFSAPLYLGDFVVAEGHGKLIIGDRGNDINAYDLEDNGNLTIRAANLLAFEPNLSLQQSIVPGFVTLIGTGRFLASSNGQVMFVEPPVRVDPEALVGWADCPSPSHHYDQAWVTSFVAAAGRAFGVNSGEERQFDFTGSGTVLVQSSEKVLDDRHVVRNITGQLPGLSAGGLREISASVQQQLGQQQ; encoded by the coding sequence GTGAGTGAGCTCGACACGGTCTGGAATCCGCACACCCTGCCCTCCGGCGGCGACAACGTCCCGGGCAATCAGTACGCGTACTGCATCGACCTGACCAAGCCCTGGTTCCTGTCCAAGGGCGCGATGATCGCCCACTACGGGCAGATGACCTTCACCTCACTGCAGCACGGCCTGCACGGCCAGCTGCTGCAGATGGTGGCGCAGCAGTTCTCGGCACCGCTGTACCTGGGCGACTTCGTCGTCGCCGAGGGGCACGGCAAGCTGATCATCGGCGACCGCGGCAACGACATCAACGCCTACGACCTCGAGGACAACGGCAACCTCACCATCCGCGCGGCGAACCTGCTGGCCTTCGAGCCGAACCTGTCGCTGCAGCAGTCGATCGTGCCGGGCTTCGTCACGCTGATCGGCACCGGCCGCTTCCTGGCCTCGTCGAACGGGCAGGTCATGTTCGTCGAGCCGCCCGTGCGCGTGGACCCGGAGGCACTCGTCGGCTGGGCCGACTGCCCCTCGCCGAGCCACCACTACGACCAGGCGTGGGTGACGAGCTTCGTCGCCGCCGCGGGGCGCGCGTTCGGCGTGAACTCGGGCGAGGAGCGGCAGTTCGACTTCACCGGCTCCGGCACGGTGCTGGTGCAGTCGAGTGAGAAGGTGCTCGACGACCGGCACGTGGTCCGCAACATCACCGGCCAGCTGCCCGGCCTCTCCGCCGGCGGCCTGCGGGAGATCAGCGCGTCGGTCCAGCAGCAGCTCGGTCAGCAGCAGTAA
- a CDS encoding inositol-3-phosphate synthase, translated as MTDNKVRVAIVGVGNCASSLVQGVHYYKDVADDATVPGLMHVKFGQYHVRDVEFVAAFDVDGKKVGFDLSDAINASENNTIKIADVPPTGVTVQRGHTLDGLGKYYRLTIEEAPGEGVDVVQALKDAEVDVLVSYLPVGSEEADKFYAQCAIDAGVAFVNALPVFIASDPEWAAKFRDAGVPIVGDDIKSQVGATITHRVMAKLFEDRGVVLDRTYQLNVGGNMDFKNMLERDRLESKKVSKTQAVTSNLNGPLSGKIHDKNVHIGPSDYVEWLDDRKWAYVRLEGRAFGDVPLNLEYKLEVWDSPNSAGIIIDAVRAAKIAKDRGIGGPVIPASAYLMKSPPEQIADDVARAQLEEFIIGAD; from the coding sequence GTGACTGACAACAAGGTTCGCGTTGCGATCGTCGGCGTGGGCAACTGCGCAAGCTCGCTCGTGCAGGGCGTGCACTACTACAAGGACGTGGCCGACGACGCCACTGTTCCCGGCCTCATGCACGTGAAGTTCGGCCAGTACCACGTGCGCGACGTCGAGTTCGTCGCCGCGTTCGACGTCGACGGCAAGAAGGTCGGCTTCGACCTCTCCGACGCGATCAACGCCTCCGAGAACAACACCATCAAGATCGCCGACGTGCCGCCCACCGGCGTCACCGTGCAGCGCGGCCACACCCTCGACGGCCTGGGCAAGTACTACCGCCTGACCATCGAGGAGGCGCCGGGCGAGGGTGTCGACGTCGTGCAGGCGCTCAAGGACGCCGAGGTCGACGTGCTGGTCTCGTACCTGCCCGTGGGCTCCGAGGAGGCCGACAAGTTCTACGCGCAGTGCGCCATCGACGCGGGCGTGGCCTTCGTCAACGCGCTGCCCGTCTTCATCGCCTCCGACCCGGAGTGGGCCGCGAAGTTCCGCGACGCGGGCGTCCCGATCGTCGGCGACGACATCAAGAGCCAGGTCGGCGCCACCATCACCCACCGCGTGATGGCGAAGCTGTTCGAGGACCGCGGCGTGGTGCTCGACCGCACCTACCAGCTCAACGTCGGCGGCAACATGGACTTCAAGAACATGCTCGAGCGCGACCGCCTCGAGTCGAAGAAGGTCTCCAAGACGCAGGCCGTCACGAGCAACCTCAACGGCCCGCTGTCCGGCAAGATCCACGACAAGAACGTGCACATCGGCCCGTCGGACTACGTCGAGTGGCTCGACGACCGCAAGTGGGCGTACGTGCGCCTCGAGGGTCGCGCCTTCGGCGACGTCCCGCTGAACCTCGAGTACAAGCTCGAGGTCTGGGACTCGCCCAACTCGGCCGGCATCATCATCGACGCCGTGCGCGCCGCGAAGATCGCCAAGGACCGCGGCATCGGCGGCCCCGTGATCCCCGCCTCGGCGTACCTGATGAAGTCCCCGCCCGAGCAGATCGCCGACGACGTCGCGCGTGCGCAGCTCGAGGAGTTCATCATCGGCGCGGACTAG
- a CDS encoding PadR family transcriptional regulator, whose protein sequence is MLELAVLGLLHESPMHGYEIRKRLTELLGPFRAFSYGSLYPALRRAQDAGYIAEEEAPGPTATARKRRARRVYGLTPAGKERFSALVADTGPQNFTDDGFGVHLAFFTATPTQARLRILEGRRRQVEERREELRRALAAGGISETYTRQLHELGLETTEREVRWLNELIAAESRSDQQDRPARSATGAESLTPTEGKNGD, encoded by the coding sequence GTGCTCGAACTCGCAGTACTCGGGTTGCTGCACGAGTCCCCCATGCACGGCTACGAGATCCGCAAGCGGCTGACGGAACTGCTGGGTCCGTTCCGCGCGTTCTCCTACGGATCGCTGTACCCCGCTCTGCGCCGCGCGCAGGACGCCGGCTACATCGCCGAAGAAGAAGCGCCCGGCCCCACTGCGACCGCTCGGAAACGTCGCGCGCGCCGTGTCTACGGCCTGACCCCGGCCGGCAAGGAGCGGTTCTCCGCCCTCGTCGCCGACACCGGGCCGCAGAACTTCACGGACGACGGGTTCGGAGTGCATCTCGCGTTCTTCACCGCCACTCCGACCCAGGCCCGACTGCGCATCCTCGAGGGGCGCCGTCGGCAGGTGGAGGAGCGGCGGGAGGAGCTCCGGCGGGCCCTCGCGGCCGGCGGGATCAGCGAGACGTACACGCGGCAGTTGCATGAGCTGGGACTGGAAACGACGGAGCGCGAGGTGCGGTGGCTCAACGAGTTGATCGCCGCCGAGTCCCGCTCCGACCAACAAGATCGGCCCGCGCGCTCCGCTACCGGCGCCGAATCACTGACACCGACTGAAGGGAAGAACGGTGACTGA
- a CDS encoding DUF5318 domain-containing protein, protein MRTQRQTVDYALQRRSLLASVNAGRTAVKSVCDADPYLLRAAKFHGRPSEVLCPICRKEQLTLVSWVFGDSLGPASGSARTDAELSELESTRVEFSVHVVEVCRSCNWNHLVQSYVAGLPPRPRRKRRAAPG, encoded by the coding sequence GTGCGGACGCAGAGGCAAACGGTGGACTACGCGCTGCAGCGGCGATCGCTGCTCGCGTCGGTCAACGCCGGGCGCACCGCGGTGAAGTCGGTGTGCGATGCCGACCCGTACCTCCTGCGTGCGGCCAAGTTCCACGGCCGTCCGTCCGAGGTGCTCTGCCCGATCTGCCGGAAGGAGCAGCTGACACTCGTGTCGTGGGTGTTCGGCGATTCGCTCGGCCCGGCATCGGGTTCGGCCAGGACGGACGCGGAGCTCAGCGAGTTGGAATCCACTCGCGTGGAGTTCTCCGTGCATGTCGTGGAGGTCTGCCGATCCTGCAACTGGAATCATCTGGTGCAGTCGTACGTGGCGGGTCTGCCCCCGCGACCACGACGCAAGCGTCGCGCCGCTCCCGGCTGA